CTTCTATCCAAATCTCCCGGTGATGTACTCTTCGGTGATCGCTTTCGCGGGCTTGGTGAACATGGTGGTCGTATCTCCCACCTCCACCAGTTCACCAAGCATGAAGAAAGCCGTCCGATCGGCGATGCGTGCCGCCTGCTGAAGATTGTGGGTGACGATGACGATGGTGTAGGCCTCCTTGAGCTGGAAAAGGGTTTCCTCGATTTTGGCCGTCGAAATAGGATCGAGGGCCGAGGCCGGTTCGTCGAGAAGCAGGATGTCGGGCTCATTGGCGAGCGTCCTGGCGATACAGAGCCTCTGCTGCTGACCGCCTGAAAGATCGAGGGCGGAGTTGTCGAGCCGGTCGCGCACCTCCTCCCAGAGGTCGGCCTGGCGCAACGATCTCTCGACCAGCTCATCGAGGCGTCCACGACCCCGGATTCCGGTCATCCTGGGTCCGTAGCTGATGTTTTCGCGAATCGACATCGGAAAGGGGTTCGATTTCTGGAAGACCATGCCGACTCGTTTCCGCAGGCGTTCGAGATCGACGTCAGGCCGATGGACATCCATCCCCTCGACCACCACCTTGCCCTCGACCCTGACCCCCTCGATCATGTCGTTCATTCGATTGAAGCACCTGAGATACGTCGACTTGCCACACCCCGACGGTCCAATCAGGGCGGTGATCTGACGCGCCGGCATTTCGAGGTCGATACCCTTGAGAGCGTGTGTTTCTCCGTAGAAGAGGTGGAGTCCGTCGCTTTCGAGGGCGATGTCGGTGGTCGCTTCTTCTGCTCGACCTTTGGTGGCGTTTTTCGGATCGAGAGGGTTGCGGAAGACGTTCGGTTGATCGTTCACCATCATTTCATTCCCGGAAAATTCCATCACACCACCTGTCCCTGATAGGCCCGACGCAAACGGCGCCGAATCAC
This genomic stretch from Acidobacteriota bacterium harbors:
- the pstB gene encoding phosphate ABC transporter ATP-binding protein PstB → MVNDQPNVFRNPLDPKNATKGRAEEATTDIALESDGLHLFYGETHALKGIDLEMPARQITALIGPSGCGKSTYLRCFNRMNDMIEGVRVEGKVVVEGMDVHRPDVDLERLRKRVGMVFQKSNPFPMSIRENISYGPRMTGIRGRGRLDELVERSLRQADLWEEVRDRLDNSALDLSGGQQQRLCIARTLANEPDILLLDEPASALDPISTAKIEETLFQLKEAYTIVIVTHNLQQAARIADRTAFFMLGELVEVGDTTTMFTKPAKAITEEYITGRFG